The following are encoded in a window of Deinococcus carri genomic DNA:
- a CDS encoding GntR family transcriptional regulator encodes MAKYPLIKTTLKDRLLGGHYPEGLPLPSEPQLAREFEVSRMTARRAIDELEREGYVYRVQGAGTFPTGKRFRQGTFRVRPFKEWARHPDHRTTVLRAMQIEATPEIAHVLQLQPGDPVTFIHRLRMAGEEALVIEKRYVSTAIAPALLDHNLSLESIHEVMVSLGVPLTRVEQNLEAVNLRQEEADLLRVPLGTASFLLRRTTYSGARRVAYANYWVRGDRYAFQDSFEP; translated from the coding sequence ATGGCGAAGTACCCGCTGATCAAGACGACTCTGAAAGACCGCCTGCTGGGAGGCCACTACCCCGAAGGCCTGCCCCTGCCCAGCGAACCGCAACTGGCACGCGAATTCGAGGTTTCCCGCATGACCGCCCGGCGGGCCATCGACGAGCTGGAACGCGAGGGCTACGTGTACCGGGTGCAGGGGGCCGGGACCTTTCCCACCGGCAAACGCTTTCGCCAGGGCACCTTCCGGGTGCGGCCCTTCAAGGAATGGGCGCGGCACCCCGACCACCGCACGACGGTGCTGCGCGCCATGCAGATCGAGGCGACGCCCGAGATCGCCCACGTGCTTCAGCTTCAGCCCGGTGACCCCGTGACCTTTATCCACCGCCTGCGGATGGCGGGTGAGGAGGCCCTGGTCATCGAGAAACGCTATGTCAGCACCGCCATCGCGCCCGCGCTGCTCGACCACAACCTGAGCCTGGAAAGCATCCACGAGGTGATGGTCAGCCTGGGCGTGCCGCTGACGCGCGTCGAGCAGAACCTGGAGGCCGTCAACCTGCGCCAGGAGGAAGCCGACCTGCTGCGCGTGCCCCTGGGCACCGCCTCCTTCCTGCTGCGCCGCACCACCTACAGCGGCGCGCGGCGGGTGGCCTACGCGAACTACTGGGTCCGCGGCGACCGCTACGCCTTTCAGGACAGCTTCGAACCCTGA
- a CDS encoding TetR/AcrR family transcriptional regulator: MDSSSLRERQKERRRARIYSVALDLFKRGGFQATTATDIARASNVSRGTFFNYYPYKEAVLLDYGSEVMDRLRDKAEARLQEGVPPLTVLYEVWDELAEENGRERDLFPPLAYEVMNPDPERARTAYQALPLSKVIELILKPLHQAGQIRGDLSLQRISNLIADTYLMVALRWSAYGTDRTLQEETRLALNLLLEGALRRDDPPVRTP; the protein is encoded by the coding sequence ATGGATTCGTCGTCGCTCCGGGAACGCCAGAAGGAACGTCGCCGCGCCCGCATCTACAGCGTGGCGCTCGACCTCTTTAAACGCGGCGGCTTTCAGGCGACCACCGCCACCGACATCGCGCGGGCCAGCAACGTCTCGCGCGGCACCTTCTTCAACTACTACCCCTACAAGGAAGCGGTGCTGCTCGACTACGGCAGCGAGGTGATGGACCGCCTGCGCGACAAGGCCGAGGCCCGCCTGCAAGAGGGCGTGCCGCCGCTGACCGTGCTGTACGAGGTCTGGGACGAGCTGGCCGAGGAAAATGGCCGCGAACGCGACCTCTTCCCGCCGCTGGCCTACGAGGTGATGAACCCCGACCCCGAGCGCGCCCGCACCGCCTACCAGGCCCTGCCGCTCAGCAAGGTGATCGAGCTGATTCTGAAACCGCTGCACCAGGCCGGGCAGATTCGGGGCGACCTGAGCCTTCAGCGCATCAGCAACCTGATCGCCGACACGTACCTGATGGTCGCGCTGCGCTGGAGTGCCTACGGCACCGACCGCACCTTGCAGGAGGAGACGCGCCTGGCGCTGAACCTGCTGCTCGAAGGTGCCCTGCGCCGCGACGACCCGCCCGTCCGCACGCCCTGA
- a CDS encoding ATP cone domain-containing protein, translating into MTQPELTVGTPKHHWPFSRGLVVESLVNAGASGPVAAAIARRVEQQLRNARRSPVSPDELQALMVEVARNVAGNEIAGAAARQTPAFVDIPVTAKKGNLPFSRGVLARTLEDTGLSPRDAYGTASTVDVRMRQAGLREISVRDLDALTEQTLAERYGEHLRLTYRFLQRNRGRLGVVSAAGGAPVPFSKGLLVQSLLAAGVAPDVARKVARVTQRDLRGSEDRLVTRQAIREKVEALLRDEVGPDISARYRLLRVIRRPPRPLVVLLGGVSGTGKSYLAAEVAYRLGITRVVGTDAIRQVMRAMVSPELVPGLHASTFNAWEALLPPGESRPEHPTRAELLAGFRDQVQQVSVGVGAVVRRSIEEGTSLVLEGVHLVPGYLRAGDYAGALVVPLLVTLPDEAEHRRHFEARDVETAASRPLHRYMRYFREIRIMQDYLEELAAREDVPLLDGLTLDESADQAVDVVLRRVMAALTPEERAALLGEREVGSG; encoded by the coding sequence ATGACGCAGCCTGAACTCACGGTCGGCACGCCGAAGCACCACTGGCCCTTCAGCCGGGGGCTGGTGGTCGAGTCGCTGGTGAATGCGGGCGCGAGTGGCCCGGTGGCGGCGGCCATCGCGCGCCGGGTGGAGCAGCAGCTCCGGAACGCGCGGCGCTCACCGGTCAGCCCCGACGAGCTTCAGGCGCTGATGGTGGAGGTGGCGCGGAACGTCGCCGGGAACGAGATAGCCGGGGCCGCCGCCCGCCAGACCCCCGCCTTCGTGGACATTCCGGTGACGGCCAAGAAGGGCAACCTGCCCTTCAGCCGGGGCGTGCTGGCCCGCACGCTGGAAGACACCGGCCTGTCGCCGCGTGACGCCTACGGCACGGCGAGCACGGTAGATGTGCGGATGCGGCAAGCGGGCCTGCGCGAGATCAGCGTGCGCGACCTCGACGCCCTGACCGAGCAGACGCTGGCCGAGCGGTACGGCGAACACCTGCGCCTGACCTACCGCTTCCTGCAACGCAACCGGGGGCGGCTGGGGGTGGTCAGCGCGGCGGGTGGGGCACCGGTGCCCTTCAGCAAGGGGCTGCTGGTGCAGTCGCTGCTGGCCGCCGGGGTCGCGCCCGACGTGGCCCGCAAGGTGGCCCGCGTGACCCAGCGTGACCTGCGCGGCAGCGAGGACCGCCTGGTGACCCGCCAGGCCATCCGCGAGAAGGTGGAGGCCCTGCTGCGCGACGAGGTCGGCCCCGACATCAGCGCGCGCTACCGCCTGCTGCGCGTGATTCGCCGCCCGCCCCGGCCCCTGGTCGTGCTGCTGGGCGGCGTGAGCGGCACCGGCAAGAGCTACCTGGCCGCCGAGGTCGCCTACCGCCTGGGCATCACGCGGGTGGTGGGCACCGACGCCATCCGGCAGGTGATGCGGGCGATGGTGTCACCCGAACTGGTGCCCGGCCTGCACGCCAGCACCTTCAACGCCTGGGAGGCGCTGCTGCCGCCCGGCGAGAGCCGCCCGGAACATCCCACCCGCGCCGAACTGCTGGCGGGCTTCCGCGACCAGGTGCAGCAGGTCAGCGTGGGCGTGGGGGCGGTGGTGCGCCGCTCCATCGAGGAGGGCACCAGCCTGGTGCTGGAGGGCGTCCACCTGGTGCCCGGCTACCTGCGGGCCGGCGACTACGCGGGGGCGCTGGTCGTGCCGCTGCTCGTGACCCTCCCCGACGAGGCCGAACACCGCCGCCACTTCGAGGCGCGCGACGTGGAAACCGCCGCCAGCCGCCCCCTGCACCGCTACATGCGCTATTTCCGCGAGATTCGCATCATGCAGGACTACCTGGAGGAACTCGCCGCCCGCGAGGACGTGCCCCTCCTCGACGGCCTGACCCTCGACGAGAGCGCCGACCAGGCCGTTGATGTGGTCCTGCGCCGCGTGATGGCCGCCCTGACGCCAGAGGAGCGCGCCGCCCTGCTGGGCGAGCGGGAAGTGGGAAGCGGGTAG
- a CDS encoding transglutaminaseTgpA domain-containing protein: MSRDPDRGGVPAPTTASLRPTRLGLAFLGLIVVTLVGCINYALSLGYAVTFLLGGVWVAAAAHATRGGRAVRATLEAPPEAVAGTPAAFVARVTSGGAALSAVVRAGVGLVRRGVAVRVPAGQTVTVTLPVPAPVRGRLTLVRPLVAVFDPLGLWEVVRALPVPEPLTVFPAPEVAPPPPPPRRLPLAGEGTGRTRGDEEFSGLRAYVPGDSPRQVSWRHAARTGTLLTRETDAPAGTVLALDWADTAGLKDPEARLSRLAAWVGQARRSGTPFALTLPGVTLPVGGGEGHARRALAALAGYPPLPAAPMETRKKAPPALLPGAPLRFTLLALAVALAPGALRQPVWVTLLVAGVLGYTALRTRRPLPAPPTVLLGVVAGLGVALLYARYGTLLGRDAGTALLALLVALKAAETRTRRDARLLALLGVFVVLTHFFFGQGPLVAAHAGLGVLLLLAALGVWATPGNADREAPRQAWRAAATLALQAVPLAALLFVLFPRPEGPLWQLPVQDAARTGLADQVSVGDFASLAQSQAVAFRADFAGALPPPAERYWRGPVYEAYDGLRWTQVRVRGPAPSVEVFGPTLAYTLTLEPNGKPWLLALDTPTTLPPGAFLTGAFQAVTFRPPTSRTRYAFQSRPARLGLRESSDRLNFDLALPAGESPRALELAANWRGLPPGARVEAALAFLRNGNFSYTLTPPTLPERDRIDAFLFGTRRGFCEHYASAFAFLMRAAGVPARIVGGYLGGEVNPGGGYLIVRQQDAHTWTEVWLPGQGWVRVDPTASVAPARVSAGLPTALTRPAASAPLPATPLHRAALRLDSLQNRWNTWVAGYDGSQQRALLTRVGVGRVGGPLYLAVGGVLLLLALVPALLVSRQPRPADPAARLLDDLTRRLRLPRAPGEAAAAYGVRAGQRYPAQAAAIAEAVRAYQVARYGSQGDAEALRALRAAVRRVRR; encoded by the coding sequence TTGAGCCGTGACCCGGACAGGGGAGGCGTTCCGGCCCCCACGACGGCCAGCCTGCGACCCACGCGGCTGGGGCTGGCCTTTCTGGGCCTGATTGTGGTCACGCTGGTGGGCTGCATCAACTACGCGCTGAGCCTGGGCTACGCCGTGACCTTTCTGCTGGGGGGCGTGTGGGTCGCGGCCGCCGCGCACGCGACCCGTGGGGGGCGGGCGGTCCGGGCCACGCTGGAAGCCCCCCCGGAGGCGGTCGCGGGCACTCCGGCGGCCTTCGTGGCGCGGGTGACCAGCGGCGGGGCGGCCCTGAGCGCCGTGGTGCGGGCTGGGGTGGGGCTGGTGCGGCGGGGGGTTGCCGTGCGCGTTCCGGCGGGGCAGACCGTGACCGTCACGCTGCCGGTGCCCGCGCCGGTGCGGGGAAGGCTCACGCTGGTGCGGCCCCTCGTGGCGGTGTTCGACCCGCTGGGCCTCTGGGAGGTGGTGCGGGCGCTGCCGGTGCCGGAACCGCTGACCGTCTTTCCGGCCCCCGAGGTCGCCCCGCCCCCCCCGCCCCCCCGCCGCCTGCCGCTGGCCGGGGAGGGCACGGGCCGCACCCGCGGCGACGAGGAGTTCAGTGGCCTGCGCGCCTACGTGCCGGGCGACTCGCCCCGGCAGGTGTCGTGGCGGCACGCGGCCCGCACCGGCACCCTGCTCACCCGCGAGACGGACGCCCCCGCCGGAACGGTGCTGGCGCTGGACTGGGCCGACACCGCGGGCCTGAAGGACCCCGAGGCGCGGCTCTCCCGCCTGGCCGCCTGGGTGGGCCAGGCGCGGCGCAGCGGCACCCCCTTCGCGCTGACCCTGCCCGGCGTGACGCTTCCGGTGGGTGGGGGAGAGGGCCACGCGCGGCGGGCGCTCGCGGCGCTGGCGGGGTATCCGCCGTTGCCTGCTGCACCGATGGAAACGCGCAAAAAGGCCCCGCCCGCCCTGTTGCCCGGTGCCCCGTTGCGCTTCACGCTGCTGGCGCTGGCGGTCGCGCTGGCTCCGGGGGCGCTGCGGCAGCCCGTCTGGGTCACGTTGCTGGTGGCGGGGGTGCTGGGGTACACCGCCCTGCGGACGCGGCGGCCTCTGCCCGCGCCGCCCACCGTGCTTCTGGGGGTCGTGGCGGGCCTGGGCGTGGCGCTGCTCTACGCCCGCTACGGCACCCTGCTGGGGCGCGACGCGGGCACGGCGCTGCTGGCCCTGCTGGTGGCGCTCAAGGCCGCCGAGACGCGCACCCGCCGGGACGCGCGGTTGCTGGCGCTGCTGGGCGTGTTCGTGGTTCTCACGCATTTCTTTTTCGGGCAGGGACCGCTGGTGGCCGCCCACGCGGGGCTTGGCGTGCTGCTGCTGCTGGCCGCGCTGGGGGTCTGGGCCACGCCGGGAAACGCGGACAGGGAAGCGCCCCGGCAGGCCTGGCGTGCGGCGGCCACGCTGGCCCTTCAGGCGGTGCCGCTCGCCGCGCTGCTGTTCGTGCTGTTTCCCCGCCCCGAGGGGCCGCTGTGGCAGCTCCCGGTGCAGGACGCCGCCCGCACCGGCTTGGCCGACCAGGTCAGCGTGGGTGACTTCGCCAGCCTGGCCCAGAGTCAGGCCGTCGCGTTCCGGGCCGATTTCGCGGGTGCCCTCCCGCCCCCCGCCGAACGCTACTGGCGCGGCCCGGTCTACGAGGCCTATGACGGCCTGCGCTGGACCCAGGTGCGGGTGCGCGGCCCGGCCCCCAGCGTGGAGGTGTTCGGCCCCACTCTGGCCTACACCCTCACCCTGGAGCCGAACGGCAAGCCGTGGCTGCTGGCGCTCGACACGCCCACCACCCTGCCACCGGGGGCCTTTCTGACGGGCGCGTTTCAGGCCGTCACCTTCCGGCCCCCCACCAGCCGCACCCGGTACGCCTTCCAGAGCCGCCCCGCCCGGCTGGGCCTGCGCGAGAGCAGCGACCGCCTGAACTTCGACCTGGCCCTGCCCGCGGGCGAGAGTCCGCGGGCGCTGGAACTGGCCGCCAACTGGCGTGGTCTGCCGCCGGGGGCACGGGTGGAGGCGGCGCTGGCCTTCCTGCGGAACGGGAACTTCTCCTACACCCTCACGCCGCCCACGCTGCCGGAGCGCGACCGGATCGACGCCTTCCTGTTCGGCACGCGGCGGGGCTTTTGCGAGCATTACGCCTCCGCCTTCGCGTTCCTGATGCGGGCAGCGGGTGTGCCGGCGCGCATCGTGGGGGGCTACCTGGGTGGCGAGGTGAATCCGGGCGGCGGTTACCTGATCGTGCGCCAGCAGGATGCTCACACCTGGACCGAGGTCTGGTTGCCCGGCCAGGGCTGGGTGCGGGTGGACCCCACCGCGAGCGTCGCCCCCGCCCGCGTGAGTGCGGGTCTGCCCACCGCCCTCACCCGGCCTGCCGCATCCGCGCCGCTGCCGGCCACGCCGCTGCACCGGGCGGCTCTGCGCCTGGACTCCCTTCAGAACCGCTGGAACACCTGGGTCGCCGGCTACGACGGTTCGCAGCAGCGTGCCCTGCTGACGCGGGTGGGGGTGGGCCGGGTGGGTGGTCCGCTGTATCTCGCGGTTGGTGGGGTGCTGCTGCTGCTGGCGCTGGTGCCCGCCCTGCTGGTGTCCCGGCAGCCCCGGCCCGCGGACCCGGCCGCCCGGTTGCTGGACGACCTCACTCGCCGGCTGCGTCTGCCTCGCGCTCCCGGTGAGGCTGCCGCTGCCTATGGCGTGCGTGCGGGCCAACGATATCCAGCTCAGGCGGCGGCCATCGCGGAGGCGGTGCGGGCCTATCAGGTTGCGCGTTACGGTTCTCAGGGGGACGCGGAGGCGCTGCGGGCACTGCGGGCGGCGGTTCGGCGGGTGAGGCGGTAG